Proteins from one Parasteatoda tepidariorum isolate YZ-2023 chromosome 4, CAS_Ptep_4.0, whole genome shotgun sequence genomic window:
- the LOC107442986 gene encoding protein N-lysine methyltransferase METTL21D gives MDSENYEFIREIEVEYGNVELKLVQHSVGDVGCVVWDAGIVMGKYLDYQQKFVNSMSGKMVVDIGSGTGVAGLFAAALGAKVILTDLPEIIPILEKNIQSNCKALKGSVSAAVLKWGEVDTKFLVPDLILVSDCVYYDMSVEKLIPTLEELAGSHTEILISYEDRELGNKRELLKGFLNKLRSSFEIDIIPQSEQHPDYQSPDIHLLKCTKK, from the exons atggattcgGAAAACTATGAATTTATTAGAGAAATAGAAGTAGAGTATGGAAATGTAGAGTTGAAACTTGTTCAGCATTCTGTTGGAGATGTGGGATGCGTTGTTTGGGATGCCGGAATTGTAATGGGTAAATACTTAGATTACCAACAAAAGTTCGTAAATTCTATGAGTGGCAAAATGGTTGTAGATATTGGCTCAGGGACTGGTGTCGCTGGTTTATTTGCAGCTGCATTagg TGCTAAAGTTATCCTGACTGATTTACCTGAAATTATTCCTATACTGGAGAAAAATATTCAGTCTAACTGTAAAGCTCTGAAAGGTTCAGTTTCAGCTGCTGTATTAAAATGGGGTGAGGTggatacaaaatttttagttccAGATTTAATCTTGGTTTCCGACTGTGTTTATTATGACATG tcaGTTGAAAAACTTATTCCAACGTTAGAAGAATTGGCTGGCTCACATACAGAAATCCTGATATCTTATGAAGACAGAGAGCTTGGTAACAAAAGAGAattattaaaaggttttttaaat AAGTTAAGATCTTCTTTTGAAATTGACATTATTCCTCAATCTGAACAGCATCCTGATTACCAAAGTCCAGATATACATTTGCTCAAGtgtacgaaaaaataa